From Pelmatolapia mariae isolate MD_Pm_ZW linkage group LG1, Pm_UMD_F_2, whole genome shotgun sequence, one genomic window encodes:
- the LOC134625924 gene encoding uncharacterized protein LOC134625924 has translation MTKLLENSGVDHHLTTWILDYLTDRPQYPTPRGGGDWILPADLQSPHPWSLLYADDVCLSETENCLALQTQTQAWKDRLSENGMRLNIKKTEYLECSPQTNCTITIDGEPLTKVAQFKYLGSLVTSDCETLPDARLRVNTAWMKWHQVSGVLCDKRMPIYLKAKVYKSIVRPVALYGSECWPATTKHEQALHTMEMKMLRWPLGLTRLDLVRNEDVRKQWGVTPITDKMREARLRWYGHVVRSDKNSIAKTAQQLDLDGNRPQGRPKKRWMDRIKDDMKAVNVTPEDALDRKKWRKACKIADPASRDINR, from the coding sequence CCGACACCGCGAGGAGGTGGTGATTGGATTTTGCCGGCTGATCTGCAATCACCACATCCATGGAGCCTCctgtatgcagatgatgtgtgcctatcagaaacagaaaactgcCTAGCCCTGCAAACCCAAACACAAGCATGGAAAGACCGGCTCTCCGAAAACGGCATGCGCCTGAACATCAAGAAGACTGAGTACCTTGAATGCAGCCCCCAGACCAACTGTACCATCACTATCGACGGCGAGCCGTTGACTAAAGTTGCCCAATTCAAGTACCTCGGGTCCCTTGTCACCTCGGACTGCGAAACTCTACCAGACGCCAGACTCCGTGTCAACACAGCGTGGATGAAGTGGCATCAGGTGAGTGGAGTCTTATGTGACAAGAGAATGCCAATCTATCTTAAGGCGAAAGTTTATAAGTCGATTGTGCGCCCAGTGGCACTCTACGGGTCAGAGTGCTGGCCAGCGACGACCAAACACGAACAAGCTCTTCACAccatggagatgaagatgctgAGGTGGCCTCTGGGTCTCACACGACTTGACCTAGTGAGGAACGAAGATGTCAGGAAACAATGGGGAGTGACACCGATCACAGACAAGATGCGAGAGGCGAGGCTCCGATGGTACGGCCATGTTGTCCGTAGCGATAAAAATTCCATCGCAAAGACAGCCCAGCAATTAGATCTGGATGGAAACAGGCCACAAGGAAGACCAAAAAAGCGCTGGATGGACCGAATCAAGGATGATATGAAGGCTGTGAATGTTACACCAGAAGACGCCCTTGATaggaagaagtggaggaaggcATGCAAGATAGCGGACCCTGCGTCGCGGGATATAAACCgctaa